The following are from one region of the Sulfurimicrobium lacus genome:
- the yegQ gene encoding tRNA 5-hydroxyuridine modification protein YegQ, producing the protein MKQPELLLPAGSLEKMRTAFAFGADAVYAGQPRYSLRARNNEFKLEELRVGIEEARSLGKKFFVASNLMPHNAKVKTYMADMQPVIAMQPDALIMADPGLIMMVREKWPEVPVHLSVQANTVNYAAVKFWQSMGLTRVILSRELSLDEIEEIRQQCPDMELEVFVHGALCIAYSGRCLLSGYFNHRDPNQGTCTNSCRWDYKVHEGEEDAAGVIRADFSAQMQESALSECGSLPRHPLADKVYLLEEQNRPGELMPVMEDEHGTYIMNSKDLRAVEHVERLTRMGIDSLKIEGRTKSSYYVARTAQVYRRAIDDAMAGRSFDLNLLSSLETLANRGYTDGFYQRHHTAEHQNYLRGYSESAKSQYVGDIVAFDAASNMAEINVRNRFVVGDRLEILLPDGNRVVDLERMENMAGEAISAAPGSGWTVRIPLPPGNFSHGMVARFVS; encoded by the coding sequence ATGAAACAACCCGAACTCCTCCTTCCCGCCGGTTCGCTGGAAAAAATGCGCACCGCCTTCGCTTTCGGCGCCGACGCGGTGTACGCCGGCCAGCCGCGCTACTCGCTGCGCGCGCGCAACAACGAATTCAAGCTGGAAGAGCTGCGTGTGGGGATAGAAGAGGCCAGAAGCCTGGGCAAGAAATTCTTCGTCGCCAGCAACCTCATGCCGCACAACGCCAAGGTCAAGACCTACATGGCCGACATGCAGCCGGTCATCGCCATGCAGCCGGACGCGCTGATCATGGCCGACCCCGGCCTGATCATGATGGTGCGGGAGAAATGGCCGGAAGTGCCGGTGCATCTCTCCGTGCAGGCCAATACGGTCAACTACGCGGCAGTGAAATTCTGGCAAAGCATGGGATTGACGCGGGTGATCCTGTCGCGCGAGCTGTCGCTGGACGAGATCGAGGAAATCCGCCAGCAATGTCCCGACATGGAACTCGAAGTTTTCGTCCACGGCGCGCTGTGCATCGCCTATTCGGGCCGTTGCCTGCTGTCCGGCTATTTCAATCACCGCGACCCCAACCAGGGCACCTGCACCAATTCCTGCCGCTGGGACTACAAGGTGCACGAGGGCGAGGAGGACGCCGCCGGGGTGATCCGCGCCGACTTTTCCGCGCAGATGCAGGAAAGCGCGCTGTCCGAGTGCGGCAGCCTGCCGCGCCACCCGCTGGCGGACAAGGTGTACCTGCTGGAAGAGCAGAACCGTCCCGGCGAGCTGATGCCGGTGATGGAGGACGAGCACGGCACCTACATCATGAATTCCAAGGACTTGCGCGCGGTGGAACACGTCGAGCGCCTGACCAGGATGGGCATCGACTCGCTCAAGATCGAGGGGCGCACCAAGTCTTCCTATTACGTGGCGCGCACCGCCCAGGTTTACCGTCGCGCCATCGACGACGCGATGGCCGGGCGCAGCTTCGACCTCAATCTGCTGTCCTCGCTGGAAACGCTCGCCAACCGCGGCTACACCGACGGCTTCTACCAGCGCCACCACACGGCGGAACACCAGAACTACCTGCGCGGCTACTCCGAAAGCGCCAAGAGCCAGTACGTGGGCGATATCGTCGCCTTCGATGCCGCCAGCAACATGGCGGAGATCAACGTGAGGAACCGCTTCGTGGTGGGCGACCGGCTGGAAATCCTGTTGCCCGACGGCAACCGTGTGGTCGACCTGGAACGCATGGAAAACATGGCGGGCGAAGCCATCAGCGCGGCGCCGGGCAGCGGCTGGACAGTGCGCATTCCCTTGCCGCCCGGGAATTTTTCGCATGGCATGGTGGCGAGGTTCGTGTCCTAA
- the hemA gene encoding glutamyl-tRNA reductase: MQLFAFGINHHTAPLAIREQVAFHAENLKQALLDLVDHRPVKEAAILSTCNRTEVYCNTEEPQQAIEWMAEFHQLKTHAIEPYLYTLPKQEAVKHAFRVASGLDSMVLGETQILGQLKQAVKTAEQAGTMGTLLHKLFQRTFSVAKEVRGTTAIGANSVSMAAAAVRLAQRIFPSIHEQNVLFIGAGEMIELCANHFAAQRPKHILVANRTLERADLLAQRFGGGAITLNDLPDHLAAYDIIVTSTASPLPILGKGMVERAIKARKHRPMFMVDLAVPRDIEEEVGEMDDVFLYSVDDLAQVVQEGMDSRQVAAAEAECIVESRVRSFVDWMETREIVPTIRALRDHADRFRRQELEHAQRLLARGEDPQQVMELMARALTNKFLHIPSHALNHISGDERTELEALLRRLYHIHHE; encoded by the coding sequence ATGCAGCTTTTTGCTTTCGGTATAAACCACCACACCGCACCGCTCGCCATTCGCGAGCAAGTGGCGTTTCATGCCGAGAACCTGAAACAGGCGCTGCTGGACCTGGTCGACCATCGGCCGGTCAAGGAAGCCGCGATCCTCTCCACCTGCAACCGTACCGAAGTCTATTGCAATACCGAAGAGCCGCAACAGGCCATCGAGTGGATGGCCGAGTTCCACCAGCTCAAGACCCACGCCATCGAGCCGTATCTTTACACGCTGCCCAAGCAGGAAGCGGTGAAGCACGCTTTCCGCGTCGCCAGCGGGCTGGATTCCATGGTGCTGGGCGAGACCCAGATCCTCGGGCAGCTCAAGCAGGCGGTGAAAACCGCCGAGCAGGCCGGCACCATGGGCACCCTGCTGCACAAGCTGTTCCAGCGCACCTTCTCGGTAGCCAAGGAAGTGCGCGGCACCACCGCGATCGGCGCGAACTCGGTGTCCATGGCCGCCGCCGCGGTGCGCCTGGCGCAGCGCATTTTCCCCAGCATCCACGAGCAGAACGTACTGTTCATCGGTGCCGGCGAAATGATCGAGCTGTGCGCCAACCATTTCGCCGCCCAGCGTCCCAAGCACATCCTGGTCGCCAACCGTACCCTGGAACGCGCCGATCTGCTGGCGCAACGCTTCGGCGGCGGGGCCATCACGCTCAACGATCTGCCCGACCACCTGGCGGCCTACGACATCATCGTCACTTCCACCGCCAGCCCGCTGCCGATCCTGGGCAAGGGCATGGTCGAACGCGCCATCAAGGCGCGCAAGCACCGCCCCATGTTCATGGTCGACCTGGCCGTGCCGCGCGACATCGAGGAAGAAGTCGGCGAGATGGACGACGTTTTTCTCTACAGCGTGGACGATCTCGCGCAAGTGGTGCAGGAAGGCATGGACAGCCGCCAGGTCGCCGCGGCGGAAGCCGAGTGTATCGTCGAATCGCGCGTGCGCAGCTTCGTGGACTGGATGGAAACGCGCGAAATCGTCCCCACCATCCGCGCCTTGCGCGACCATGCCGACCGTTTCCGCCGCCAGGAACTCGAACACGCCCAGCGCCTGCTGGCGCGCGGTGAAGACCCGCAGCAGGTGATGGAACTGATGGCGCGGGCGCTGACCAACAAATTCCTGCATATCCCTAGCCACGCGCTCAACCACATCAGCGGCGACGAACGCACCGAGCTGGAAGCACTGCTGCGGCGCCTTTACCACATCCACCACGAGTAG
- a CDS encoding DUF3616 domain-containing protein, with protein sequence MALNSILMFLTLTGIYEPSAIQQLPDGRFLVVEDEKQHPFSLVRIGSDGRISTAPLDRGALGADDDFRKLDDLEGITLDRSGHIYALTSHSRNSEGEEKKSRDKLVRFRIEGDRVVAPMVVRGLKPALVAAHPVLAEAAGILDVKNDGGLNIEALEVSPDQQRLLIGLRSPLLDQRAIIAELENPAAIFDAGEPPKVSATLTTLDLGGNGIRGMAYLPSLGGYLVISGPVAREQVQFRLWFWSGRRGEAARSVSVPGLQGFEHAEGVSSAVIDGQQRIIIVSDDGSRDEGRFARYLLLDPKQLQIAP encoded by the coding sequence ATGGCGCTGAACAGCATTCTCATGTTCCTGACCCTGACCGGCATCTATGAACCATCCGCCATCCAGCAGCTTCCTGACGGGCGTTTTCTGGTCGTCGAAGATGAAAAACAGCACCCGTTCAGCCTGGTCAGGATCGGCTCCGACGGGCGCATCAGCACCGCTCCGCTGGACCGGGGGGCGTTAGGCGCCGACGATGATTTCCGCAAGCTGGATGATCTTGAAGGCATCACTCTCGACCGGTCGGGTCATATCTACGCCCTCACCTCGCACTCGCGCAACAGCGAGGGCGAAGAAAAAAAGTCCCGCGACAAGCTGGTCCGCTTCCGCATCGAGGGTGACCGCGTGGTCGCGCCGATGGTGGTCAGGGGACTGAAGCCCGCCTTGGTGGCGGCACACCCCGTTTTGGCGGAGGCCGCCGGGATACTGGACGTCAAGAACGACGGCGGGCTCAATATCGAGGCACTGGAAGTCAGCCCCGACCAGCAACGCCTGCTGATCGGCTTGCGCAGCCCCTTGCTCGACCAGCGGGCCATCATCGCCGAGCTCGAAAACCCCGCCGCGATTTTCGACGCTGGCGAGCCCCCCAAAGTCTCGGCCACCCTGACAACGCTGGACCTCGGCGGGAACGGGATTCGCGGCATGGCCTACCTGCCCTCCCTTGGCGGCTATCTTGTGATCAGCGGTCCCGTCGCACGCGAGCAGGTGCAATTCCGGCTCTGGTTCTGGAGCGGCCGTCGCGGCGAGGCGGCGCGAAGCGTCAGCGTTCCCGGCTTGCAGGGCTTCGAGCACGCCGAAGGGGTCAGTTCCGCCGTGATCGACGGCCAGCAACGCATCATTATCGTCAGCGACGACGGCAGCCGGGACGAAGGCCGCTTCGCCCGCTATCTGCTGCTCGACCCCAAACAACTGCAGATTGCGCCCTGA
- the prfA gene encoding peptide chain release factor 1, giving the protein MKLSILAKLASLSERLEELNLLLSSADITSNMDNYRKLTREHSDLTPVVAQYHAWQQCEQDMRDAQEMLADPEMKEFAAAEIEEGKARLEQIELDLQKLLLPKDPNDERNVFLEIRAGTGGDESALFSGDLFRMYTRYAERQRWQVEIVSESPGEMGGYKEVIAKIIGQGAYSKLKFESGGHRVQRVPATETQGRIHTSACTVAIMPEADEVAEVNLNPADLRIDTFRASGAGGQHINKTDSAIRITHLPTGIVVECQDDRSQHKNKAQAMSVLAARIMDVQMRERNAKEAATRKSLIGSGDRSERIRTYNFPQGRITDHRINLTLYKIDQIMDGDMDEITGALMAEHQAEMLASLAGDN; this is encoded by the coding sequence ATGAAGTTATCTATCCTGGCCAAGCTCGCCTCCCTCAGCGAGCGGCTGGAAGAGCTCAATTTGCTCCTTTCCAGCGCCGATATCACCAGCAACATGGACAACTACCGCAAGCTGACGCGCGAGCATTCCGATCTCACGCCGGTGGTGGCGCAGTACCATGCCTGGCAACAGTGCGAGCAGGACATGCGCGATGCCCAGGAGATGCTTGCCGACCCGGAAATGAAGGAATTCGCCGCGGCCGAAATCGAGGAAGGCAAGGCGCGGCTGGAGCAGATCGAACTCGACCTGCAGAAGCTGCTGCTGCCCAAGGACCCCAACGACGAGCGCAACGTGTTCCTGGAAATCCGCGCCGGCACCGGCGGCGACGAATCGGCGCTGTTCTCCGGCGACCTGTTCCGCATGTACACGCGCTACGCCGAGCGCCAGCGCTGGCAGGTGGAGATCGTCTCGGAAAGCCCGGGCGAAATGGGCGGCTACAAGGAAGTGATCGCCAAGATCATCGGCCAGGGCGCCTATTCCAAGCTCAAGTTCGAGTCCGGCGGCCACCGCGTGCAGCGCGTCCCGGCCACCGAAACGCAGGGCCGCATCCACACCTCCGCCTGCACCGTCGCCATCATGCCCGAGGCGGACGAAGTGGCCGAGGTCAACCTCAACCCCGCCGACCTGCGCATCGACACCTTCCGCGCTTCCGGCGCCGGCGGCCAGCACATCAACAAGACCGACTCGGCGATCCGCATCACCCACCTGCCCACCGGCATCGTGGTGGAATGCCAGGACGACCGCTCGCAGCACAAGAACAAGGCGCAGGCCATGAGCGTGCTGGCGGCGCGCATCATGGACGTGCAGATGCGCGAGCGCAACGCCAAGGAAGCGGCCACGCGCAAGTCCCTGATCGGCAGCGGCGACCGCTCCGAGCGCATCCGCACCTACAACTTCCCGCAAGGGCGCATCACCGACCACCGCATCAACCTGACCCTGTACAAGATCGACCAGATCATGGACGGCGACATGGACGAAATCACCGGCGCGCTGATGGCCGAGCACCAGGCGGAGATGCTGGCGAGCCTGGCCGGGGATAACTGA
- a CDS encoding arylesterase has translation MNAAHRPGAMRHFIFLIVAIALVAACGKAKEEALPPGSQVLALGDSLTAGNGVTPDEAWPSLLAKRTGWHVINGGVSGDTSADALQRLPALFDEHKPVLVLVTLGGNDMLRRLPREETVANLEKILAQIKAHGAKAVLLATPKPSAAAAAFRSLSAADFYQEVADAQHVPLIEDAVADVLSDPQMKGDSLHPNAAGHKILSEKIFDALKSVGYAR, from the coding sequence ATGAACGCAGCACACCGTCCGGGCGCGATGCGACACTTCATTTTCCTGATTGTCGCCATCGCTCTTGTTGCCGCCTGCGGCAAGGCAAAAGAAGAGGCGCTTCCTCCCGGCAGCCAGGTTCTGGCGCTGGGCGACAGCCTGACCGCGGGCAACGGCGTGACGCCCGACGAGGCGTGGCCCAGCCTGCTGGCGAAAAGGACGGGGTGGCATGTAATCAATGGCGGCGTGAGCGGCGACACCAGCGCTGATGCCTTGCAACGTTTGCCTGCGCTGTTCGACGAACACAAGCCTGTTCTCGTCCTGGTCACACTGGGCGGAAACGACATGTTGCGCCGCCTGCCCCGGGAAGAAACCGTCGCCAATCTGGAAAAGATACTCGCGCAGATAAAGGCACACGGCGCAAAGGCGGTCCTGCTAGCCACGCCGAAGCCGAGCGCGGCTGCGGCTGCTTTTCGAAGCCTGTCCGCAGCCGATTTCTACCAGGAAGTGGCCGATGCGCAGCACGTTCCGCTGATTGAAGACGCGGTCGCCGACGTGCTTTCCGATCCTCAGATGAAGGGCGACTCACTGCACCCGAATGCCGCGGGCCATAAAATATTGTCCGAGAAGATTTTCGACGCCTTGAAATCGGTCGGCTATGCCCGCTAG
- the prmC gene encoding peptide chain release factor N(5)-glutamine methyltransferase, with product MTLAEVLAQDSRRLQQDLDLDPREARLEIQILLCEALGVARSWLIGHDREALAEPAAQSYSALLTRRLAGEPIAYIIGRREFFGLEFKTTPAVLIPRPETELLVELALARIPEDQPCKVLDLGTGSGAIAISIARSRPLAAVTAVDQSPQALGVARDNAARLQVPNLCLLHSDWFGALGAQTFDLIVSNPPYVEAGDPHLQRGDVRFEPLSALASGADGLDDIRRIAAAAPQHLNPGSWLLLEHGYNQGEGCRDILRQQGFSEVETIRDLAGLERVSVGLRAA from the coding sequence GTGACGCTGGCTGAGGTCCTGGCGCAGGACAGCCGGAGACTGCAGCAGGACCTCGACCTCGATCCGCGCGAAGCGCGGCTGGAAATCCAGATTCTCCTGTGTGAAGCGCTCGGCGTGGCGCGCTCCTGGCTCATCGGCCACGACCGCGAAGCCTTGGCGGAACCCGCCGCACAAAGCTACTCAGCCCTGCTGACGCGCCGCCTCGCGGGCGAACCGATCGCTTACATCATCGGCCGCCGGGAATTCTTCGGGCTGGAATTCAAGACTACGCCGGCCGTGCTGATCCCGCGTCCCGAAACCGAACTGCTGGTCGAACTGGCGCTGGCGCGCATTCCCGAAGACCAGCCCTGCAAGGTGCTCGATCTCGGCACCGGCAGCGGCGCCATCGCCATCAGCATCGCCAGGAGCCGGCCACTGGCGGCGGTTACGGCGGTGGACCAGTCGCCGCAGGCGCTGGGCGTGGCGCGCGACAACGCAGCGCGGCTGCAAGTGCCCAACCTGTGCCTGCTGCACAGCGACTGGTTCGGCGCGCTCGGCGCGCAAACCTTCGACCTGATCGTTTCCAATCCGCCCTACGTGGAGGCTGGCGATCCGCACCTGCAGCGCGGCGACGTGCGCTTCGAACCCTTGTCCGCGCTGGCCTCCGGGGCGGACGGCCTGGACGACATCCGCCGCATCGCCGCTGCCGCGCCCCAGCATCTCAATCCGGGCAGCTGGCTGCTGCTCGAGCACGGCTACAACCAGGGCGAAGGCTGCCGCGACATTCTGCGCCAGCAGGGATTCTCAGAGGTGGAGACCATCCGCGATCTGGCCGGTCTGGAACGCGTCAGCGTGGGATTGAGAGCCGCGTAG
- a CDS encoding DUF3820 family protein — protein MHPEDLQRLVTTVMPYGKHKGRLIADLPGQYLNWFAREGFPPGDIGRLLALMQELDHNGLSSLLDPLRKT, from the coding sequence ATGCATCCCGAAGATTTACAACGCCTGGTAACCACCGTCATGCCCTACGGCAAGCACAAGGGTCGCCTGATTGCCGACCTGCCCGGACAGTACCTCAACTGGTTTGCCCGCGAAGGCTTTCCGCCTGGCGATATCGGCCGCCTCCTGGCGTTGATGCAGGAACTGGACCACAACGGCCTGTCCTCCCTGCTTGACCCCTTGCGAAAAACATAA
- a CDS encoding O-acetyl-ADP-ribose deacetylase, with protein sequence MTALLRALHADITTLAVDAIVNAANSSLLGGGGVDGAIHRAAGPELLEECLTLGGCEPGDAKLTKGYRLPARYVIHTVGPVWHGGASGEAGILASCYRRSLAIASKLELESIAFPGISTGVYGYPVELAAAVAVESVRSALPECPSLREVIFCCFSQPDLKIYQRLLNDRIGKDEKWR encoded by the coding sequence ATGACAGCATTATTGCGCGCCCTGCACGCCGACATCACCACCCTGGCGGTCGACGCCATCGTCAACGCCGCAAACTCGTCGTTGCTGGGCGGGGGCGGCGTCGACGGGGCGATTCATCGGGCTGCAGGCCCTGAACTGCTTGAGGAATGCCTCACGCTGGGCGGGTGCGAACCGGGCGACGCGAAGCTCACCAAAGGCTACCGATTGCCGGCCAGATACGTCATTCACACCGTCGGACCGGTGTGGCATGGCGGCGCCAGTGGTGAAGCTGGAATTCTGGCCTCGTGCTATCGTCGCTCGTTGGCAATCGCGTCAAAACTCGAGCTGGAAAGCATCGCGTTTCCCGGCATCAGCACCGGTGTCTACGGCTACCCCGTCGAGCTCGCTGCCGCGGTTGCCGTCGAGAGCGTTCGTTCGGCATTGCCGGAATGCCCGTCGCTGCGCGAGGTGATTTTCTGCTGTTTTTCCCAGCCGGACCTTAAAATCTATCAACGCCTTCTCAACGATAGAATCGGCAAGGATGAAAAATGGCGCTGA